DNA from Thalassoroseus pseudoceratinae:
GGCCCATCTCGGTTAGCAACTGCTCACTCGGCATCTCCCCCGCTTCGGAACTGGGGGATGCTTTCACGATCACCATCACTCTCATAGGAATTGTCCTCGTCGATTCGGAGTTTTGTTATTGTGGTCACGTTCCTGCTTGCTGGGTTTACGACTGGATGGCTGCAGGATCCATCCAGAACAACTCCCAGACATGGCCATCCGGATCGCCGATTGCTCGGCTGTACATGAAGCCGTGATCTTGCGACCGATTGATGTCGGAAGTTCCTCCATTCTCGTTTGCAAGCCTATTGAGATTGTCGACGTTTTCGCGATTCTCGCAGGTGAGTGCTAGCATCACTTCACTCGAG
Protein-coding regions in this window:
- a CDS encoding VOC family protein — translated: MSKSIFVNLPVIDLQKSKTFYEVLGFQNNPQFSDETAACMVWSDAIYVMLLTHEKWRTFTERPIPPTNSSEVMLALTCENRENVDNLNRLANENGGTSDINRSQDHGFMYSRAIGDPDGHVWELFWMDPAAIQS